Proteins encoded within one genomic window of Felis catus isolate Fca126 chromosome C1, F.catus_Fca126_mat1.0, whole genome shotgun sequence:
- the FASTKD2 gene encoding FAST kinase domain-containing protein 2, mitochondrial produces the protein MMNRASSFLWNLRQFSTFVPTSRTMRLYPLGFSRPRIVFSYNSNLRNLLLSDFGNRVQSSIRYVFQDALIFKSRDDFQTKGVSIETVLTVSRVLCPRRLSFDSKHSLFSDEGLKINFHHEASNENVLTKETKPTPVNYRKLSQECSSLSDVLDTFSEASTFPSSNYISAMWTIAKRMSDDQKRIEKQLMFNHPAFSQLCEQVMREAKIMHCDHLLFSLHAIVKLGIPQNSLLVQTLLRVVQERINECDEKCLSVLSTVLEAMEPCKNVDVLRAGVRILADQQVWKIERVFTLQAVMKCVGKDAPIALKRKLEMKALRELDRFSDLNSQHMFEALAVMNHRSITLLNECSKMVIGNIHGCPFKVLINILQSCRDLRYRNLDLFKGIADYVATTIDIWKLKQVLFLLILLEDLGFRHTDLMDLFMKKVIDDPASLNMKSIISILHVYSSLNHFYKCQTQEFQEAMARSLTGYLHHISSENLLKAVSSFCLMNHFPLALIDQLLQKDIINELLTSGDIERNVHKLRILAACLKLDTSCPKAVDLALPPLPSIPLSPNGKVADALSSLLGEGFFLRNVQLPHNYHIDFEVRMDINRSRVLPFSHMDAVTSAADIQRVAVLCVPRSTYCLDLTHPRGFLAMKMRHLKVMGFHVILVHNWEIERLQMKDVVTFLKTELYSAEAFPTADVNLQSTC, from the exons ATGATGAACAGAGCAAGTTCCTTTTTATGGAACCTCAGACAATTCAGTACTTTCGTTCCAACAAGCAGAACTATGAGGCTGTATCCTTTGGGATTTTCCAGGCCCAGAATTGTTTTTTCATACAATTCAAACCTAAGAAACCTTCTCTTAAGTGACTTTGGCAATAGAGTGCAGTCATCTATTAGGTACGTTTTTCAGGAtgccttaatttttaaatcaagagaCGACTTTCAAACAAAGGGCGTAAGCATTGAAACAGTCCTTACAGTTAGCAGAGTGCTTTGTCCTAGAAGACTCTCCTTTGATTCAAAACACTCTCTTTTCTCTGACGAGGGATTGAAGATAAACTTTCATCACGAGGCCtccaatgaaaatgttctcaccaaggaaacaaaaccaacccCTGTCAACTATAGAAAACTGTCTCAGGAGTGTAGTTCTCTGAGTGATGTGTTAGATACATTTTCAGAAGCATCTACTTTTCCCAGTAGTAACTATATTTCAGCAATGTGGACCATTGCCAAAAGGATGTCTGATGACCAGAAACGCATTGAGAAACAACTGATGTTTAACCACCCTGCATTTAGCCAACTGTGTGAACAAGTGATGAGAGAAGCCAAGATCATGCACTGTGACCACCTGCTGTTCAGTCTTCATGCCATAGTGAAGCTGGGAATTCCTCAGAACAGTCTGCTGGTACAGACTTTGCTGAGAGTGGTCCAG gAACGTATCAATGAGTGTGATGAGaaatgtctttcagttttgtcAACTGTTTTAGAGGCAATGGAGCCATGCAAGAATGTGGATGTTCTTCGAGCAGGAGTGCG GATACTAGCCGATCAGCAAGTCTGGAAAATTGAACGTGTCTTCACATTACAAGCTGTGATGAAATGTGTTGGAAAAGACGCACCAATTGCTCTTAAAAGGAAGCTGGAG atgAAAGCCTTGAGAGAATTAGACAGGTTTTCCGATTTGAATAGCCAGCACATGTTTGAGGCTTTAGCTGTCATGAATCACCGCTCTATCACACTTCTGAATGAATGCAGTAAGATGGTCATAG GTAATATCCATGGGTGTCCTTTTAAAGTATTGATCAACATACTGCAGTCTTGCAGAGACCTCCGATACCGTAATTTAGATCTTTTTAAGGGAATAGCAGATTATGTGGCTACAACTATTGACATCTGGAAGTTAAAACAA gttctctttctcctcattttacTTGAAGACCTTGGCTTCCGACATACTGATTTGATGGACTTGTTCATGAAAAAAGTGATAGATGATCCTGCTTCTCTAAACATGAAAAGCATTATCTCTATTCTTCACGTGTATTCTTCTCTCAATCACTTCTACAAATGCCAGACCCAAGA GTTCCAGGAAGCTATGGCTCGTTCTCTGACTGGTTACCTTCACCACATCTCTTCTGAAAACCTCTTGAAAGCTGTGTCTTCATTTTGCTTGATGAACCATTTTCCCCTGGCCCTTATTGATCAGCTTCTCCAAAAGGACATCATCAATGAGCTGCTGACATCAG gtGACATAGAGAGGAACGTTCACAAGCTTCGTATTTTGGCCGCTTGCCTAAAACTTGATACTTCTTGTCCCAAGGCCGTAGACTTAGCGCTGCCGCCGCTGCCTTCCATACCGCTATCTCCAAACGGGAAGGTGGCAGACGCACTAAGTAGCCTCCTGGGAGAAGGATTCTTCTTACGAAATGTACAGTTGCCACATAATTACCATATCG attttgaaGTCAGAATGGATATTAACAGGAGTCGAGTGCTTCCATTTTCCCATATGGATGCGGTAACTTCTGCTGCAGATATTCAAAG AGTAGCTGTGCTGTGTGTTCCTAGATCTACTTACTGCTTGGATTTAACCCACCCCAGAGGATTCCTTGCTATGAAAATGCGGCATTTGAAAGTAATGGGTTTTCATGTAATCTTG GTCCATAACTGGGAGATAGAAAGACTGCAGATGAAGGATGTAGTCACGTTTTTGAAGACTGAACTCTATTCAGCTGAAGCCTTTCCTACGGCTGATGTAAATCTGCAAAGCACGTGTTAA